The following coding sequences lie in one Primulina huaijiensis isolate GDHJ02 chromosome 2, ASM1229523v2, whole genome shotgun sequence genomic window:
- the LOC140971358 gene encoding probable galactinol--sucrose galactosyltransferase 6, with translation MTIKPAIRVADGKLVVKDRTILTNVPENVIATSEPSAGPVAGVFLGAAFDQDSNRHVVSLGSLRDVRFLACFRFKLWWMSQKMGDKGRDIPLETQFLLLETKDGSRLESEVEGDEENKVIYTVFLPLIEGSFKACLQGNDEDELELCLESGDNDTLRSTFTHSVYLGAGTDPFVTIHEAMKEVKLHLGTFRIRQEKRLPGIVDCFGWCTWDAFYHEVTQEGVEAGLQSLVTGGTPPKFVIIDDGWQSVGGDEQRSQEEQPPLLRLTGIKENAKFQDKEDSTAGIKSIANIAKEKHGLKYVYVWHAITGYWGGVRPGVKEMEQYGSAMQYPAVSKGVMANEPGWKTDALTLQGLGLVNPKNVYKFYNELHTYLASAGIDGVKVDVQCILETLGAGLGGRVELTRQYHQALEASVARNFPDNGCISCMSHNLESLYCSKQTAIVRASDDFYPREPVSHTIHIASVSYNSVFLGEVMLPDWDMFHSLHPAAEYHGSARAISGGPVYVSDAPGKHNFDVLRKLVLPDGSILRARLPGRPTKDCLFTDPARDGASLLKIWNINKYTGILGVYNCQGAAWNSVERMNTFHQTNSEAITGHVKGRDVHLISDTALDSNWKGDVALYSHRSGQPITLPHNVAMPVSLKILEHEVYTITPIKELVPGFKFAPFGLIDMFNAGGAIEGLEYDVKVGAKSYDFENGQKAENLSGDVVAVVSLDVKGCGRFGAYSSVKPRKCSVGLSAVEFEYDSTSGLVTLNLQDMPREDQKVHKIEIEL, from the exons ATGACAATCAAGCCAGCTATTCGGGTTGCGGATGGGAAACTGGTTGTGAAGGACCGGACCATACTTACCAACGTGCCGGAAAATGTGATCGCCACGTCCGAACCCTCCGCGGGACCTGTGGCGGGGGTGTTCCTGGGAGCAGCTTTTGACCAAGATAGCAACCGTCACGTGGTTTCGCTCGGAAGTCTGCGTGACGTTCGGTTCTTGGCGTGTTTCAGGTTCAAGTTGTGGTGGATGTCGCAGAAAATGGGGGATAAGGGGCGAGATATCCCTCTCGAAACGCAGTTCCTGCTTCTGGAAACAAAAGATGGATCCCGTCTCGAATCGGAGGTCGAAGGTGATGAAGAAAACAAGGTGATTTACACGGTGTTTTTGCCTTTGATCGAAGGGTCATTTAAAGCTTGTCTTCAAGGGAATGATGAGGATGAGCTAGAATTATGTTTGGAGAGCGGGGATAATGATACTCTTAGGTCTACTTTCACACATTCAGTGTATCTAGGTGCCGGAACGGATCCGTTTGTGACGATACACGAGGCGATGAAGGAGGTTAAGTTGCATCTGGGGACTTTTAGGATTAGGCAAGAGAAGAGGCTACCAGGGATTGTTGATTGCTTTGGTTGGTGTACTTGGGATGCTTTCTATCATGAAGTGACTCAAGAAGGGGTCGAAGCCGGCCTCCAGAGCCTAGTTACTGGCGGAACGCCGCCGAAATTCGTTATCATCGATGACGGTTGGCAGTCAGTCGGAGGCGACGAGCAAAGGAGCCAGGAAGAGCAGCCGCCTCTGCTCAGGCTGACGGGGATTAAAGAAAACGCTAAATTTCAGGATAAGGAAGATTCCACAGCGGGGATCAAGAGTATCGCTAACATAGCAAAAGAGAAGCACGGATTGAAATACGTGTATGTGTGGCACGCCATCACTGGCTATTGGGGTGGGGTGAGGCCTGGAGTGAAAGAAATGGAGCAATATGGATCAGCTATGCAGTATCCAGCGGTGTCGAAAGGCGTGATGGCCAACGAGCCCGGGTGGAAAACCGATGCTCTTACATTGCAGGGGTTGGGATTGGTGAATCCCAAGAATGTgtacaagttttacaatgaatTGCATACATATTTGGCTTCCGCAGGGATAGATGGAGTGAAAGTTGACGTGCAATGCATATTGGAGACACTCGGGGCCGGTCTTGGCGGCAGAGTGGAGTTAACAAGACAGTATCATCAAGCTCTTGAAGCATCTGTTGCAAGAAACTTCCCTGATAATGGCTGCATTTCCTGTATGAGCCACAACCTCGAATCGCTTTATTG TTCGAAACAAACTGCTATTGTGAGAGCCTCTGATGATTTCTACCCCCGAGAGCCAGTATCACATACGATCCACATTGCATCTGTTTCATATAACAGCGTCTTTCTTGGAGAAGTTATGTTACCCGACTGGGATATGTTTCATTCTCTACATCCGGCGGCAGAGTACCACGGATCGGCCAGGGCAATTAGCGGTGGGCCTGTTTATGTCAG TGATGCACCAGGGAAGCACAATTTCGATGTTTTGAGGAAGCTTGTTCTGCCAGATGGCTCGATTCTCCGAGCCAGATTACCCGGCCGACCTACCAAGGATTGTTTGTTTACAGACCCAGCCCGTGACGGTGCTAG CCTGTTGAAAATATGGAACATCAACAAATACACCGGTATACTCGGAGTATACAACTGCCAGGGTGCAGCATGGAACAGCGTTGAGAGAATGAACACATTCCATCAGACTAACTCCGAAGCAATAACCGGCCACGTCAAGGGCCGTGATGTTCATCTCATTTCAGACACTGCCCTCGACTCCAACTGGAAGGGCGATGTGGCTCTTTACTCCCACCGGAGTGGGCAACCCATCACTCTTCCACACAATGTTGCCATGCCGGTTTCCCTCAAGATCCTAGAGCACGAAGTTTACACTATTACACCCATTAAAGAACTCGTTCCCGGGTTCAAATTTGCACCGTTCGGGCTAATTGACATGTTCAATGCCGGTGGAGCGATAGAAGGACTCGAATATGATGTGAAAGTAGGTGCAAAATCATATGACTTTGAGAATGGACAGAAAGCGGAGAACTTAAGCGGAGATGTGGTGGCAGTGGTGTCTCTAGATGTGAAGGGTTGTGGACGTTTTGGTGCTTATTCATCGGTCAAGCCAAGAAAGTGCTCGGTAGGATTATCCGCAGTCGAGTTCGAGTACGATTCTACCTCGGGATTGGTGACCTTGAACTTGCAAGACATGCCTCGGGAGGATCAGAAAGTTCATAAAATCGAgattgaattatga